The following proteins come from a genomic window of Anaerobutyricum hallii:
- a CDS encoding DUF2284 domain-containing protein → MKEKKYAAEKIENFQVEVPMEEYVKECVDVATFLEFCKECSNYGKLWCCPPYTFDVEKDYWNKYRKIQIMGRKLYLPKKLTSQSYVENEQWKVTEEFLRPYKEELEEEILKLEQKYSGSISLSSGACLHCKKAECTRVSGEPCRFQDKMRYSIESLGGNVGKTVTKYLNQELQWVEEGKLPEYFMLIYGLLIL, encoded by the coding sequence ATGAAAGAGAAGAAATATGCTGCTGAAAAGATAGAAAATTTTCAGGTAGAAGTTCCTATGGAAGAATATGTGAAAGAATGTGTGGATGTTGCGACGTTTCTTGAATTTTGCAAGGAATGTTCAAACTATGGGAAGCTATGGTGTTGTCCACCATATACATTTGATGTGGAGAAGGATTATTGGAATAAGTATCGTAAAATTCAAATTATGGGACGAAAATTATATCTGCCAAAAAAACTTACAAGTCAGTCCTATGTGGAAAATGAACAATGGAAAGTAACAGAAGAATTTCTTCGCCCTTATAAAGAGGAATTAGAAGAGGAAATCTTGAAATTAGAGCAGAAATATTCCGGAAGTATTTCTTTAAGTAGTGGTGCCTGTCTGCATTGTAAAAAAGCAGAATGTACACGCGTATCTGGTGAACCTTGCCGTTTTCAGGATAAAATGCGTTATTCGATAGAATCATTAGGAGGAAATGTTGGTAAAACGGTAACTAAGTATCTCAATCAGGAATTACAGTGGGTAGAAGAAGGGAAACTCCCAGAATATTTTATGCTGATTTATGGACTGTTGATTTTGTAG
- a CDS encoding HAMP domain-containing sensor histidine kinase, giving the protein MRNSIRFKMTSILILIVGWVIVFTWLLNHTFSEKYYVSSEKESIVETFNKVKNILKNEEDQDTIDEEMEQISNKTNIKMMIAQSSNYYYSQNVIFSNLIDGSKTYEEILGYLDQIRSQVILGNKGNYFWGDNKKHILPWEKTEENNFSTLINKGYFVTQLKDQASGQNGIYLFGFTDNDYLIAMRVSIEGIRASADISSRFMIYIGMIGIILGSLIIFIFASSFTKPIKNMASVANRMANLDFDAKVEVTQDDELGELGNSMNQLSEKLESTIADLKSANLELKKDIEKKEKIDDMRKEFLSHVSHELKTPIALIQGYAEGLKENITDDEESKDFYCEVIADEAKKMNAMVKKLLTLNQIEFGNNQLSMQRFDVCQMIQNKINSSQILFKKKNNKVLFEEQGPVYAWADELMIEEVFSNYLSNALNHVYENGTIRIWFERMDSNLRIHVYNDGKCIPEEELNKLWIKFYKVDKARTREYGGNGIGLSIVAATMKAHGKDFGVANKENGVDFYFDLDAKIKS; this is encoded by the coding sequence ATGAGAAATTCAATACGATTTAAGATGACATCAATATTAATCCTGATTGTAGGATGGGTCATTGTATTTACATGGCTTTTGAATCATACATTTTCAGAAAAATATTATGTGTCATCTGAAAAAGAATCCATCGTGGAGACTTTTAATAAAGTCAAGAATATCTTAAAGAATGAAGAGGATCAGGATACCATTGATGAGGAAATGGAACAGATTTCTAATAAGACAAATATAAAGATGATGATCGCGCAGTCCAGTAACTATTATTATAGTCAAAATGTAATATTTAGTAATCTGATAGACGGAAGTAAAACGTACGAAGAGATTCTTGGTTACCTTGATCAGATTCGAAGCCAGGTTATTCTTGGTAATAAGGGAAACTATTTCTGGGGGGATAATAAAAAGCATATCCTGCCATGGGAAAAGACAGAGGAGAATAACTTTTCTACACTGATAAATAAAGGATATTTTGTAACGCAGTTAAAAGATCAGGCCAGTGGGCAGAATGGCATTTATCTCTTTGGATTTACAGATAACGATTATTTGATCGCCATGCGCGTATCAATTGAAGGAATACGGGCCAGTGCAGATATCAGCAGCCGATTTATGATATATATCGGAATGATCGGTATCATACTGGGAAGTCTGATTATCTTTATTTTTGCATCCAGTTTTACAAAGCCGATTAAAAATATGGCATCTGTTGCTAATCGAATGGCTAATCTGGATTTTGATGCGAAGGTTGAAGTCACGCAGGATGATGAACTAGGAGAACTGGGTAATTCAATGAATCAGTTATCGGAAAAGCTGGAATCGACAATCGCAGATTTAAAATCGGCAAACCTGGAACTGAAGAAGGATATTGAGAAAAAAGAAAAGATTGATGATATGAGGAAGGAATTCCTCTCCCACGTCAGTCATGAACTAAAAACACCGATTGCCCTGATTCAAGGCTATGCAGAAGGCTTAAAAGAAAATATTACAGATGACGAAGAAAGCAAGGACTTCTATTGTGAAGTAATCGCAGACGAAGCGAAAAAGATGAATGCAATGGTCAAAAAGCTTCTCACGCTCAATCAGATCGAATTTGGCAATAATCAGCTCAGTATGCAGCGCTTTGATGTATGTCAGATGATTCAAAATAAGATCAATTCATCGCAGATACTTTTCAAAAAGAAGAATAATAAGGTTCTCTTTGAAGAACAAGGTCCGGTATACGCCTGGGCTGATGAATTAATGATTGAAGAAGTATTCAGTAACTATCTGTCTAATGCATTGAATCACGTTTATGAAAATGGTACGATTCGAATCTGGTTTGAACGTATGGATAGTAACCTTCGTATTCATGTATATAATGACGGTAAATGCATTCCGGAAGAAGAACTCAATAAGCTCTGGATCAAGTTTTATAAAGTTGATAAAGCTAGAACGAGAGAATACGGAGGAAACGGAATCGGTCTATCTATCGTAGCAGCAACAATGAAAGCACATGGAAAGGACTTTGGAGTAGCAAATAAAGAAAATGGAGTAGACTTCTACTTTGATTTAGATGCTAAAATTAAATCTTAA
- a CDS encoding DUF6465 family protein: protein MKSTYNVEFAGNQIESKEVIAKAKKVWVDAGNKDRKVKDLKTMDLYLKPEENAVYYVFNEEESGSFPLYE, encoded by the coding sequence ATGAAATCAACATATAATGTAGAATTTGCAGGAAACCAAATTGAAAGCAAAGAGGTTATTGCAAAAGCAAAAAAAGTCTGGGTAGATGCAGGTAATAAAGACCGCAAAGTTAAAGATTTAAAAACGATGGATTTATACTTAAAACCAGAAGAGAACGCCGTATACTACGTATTCAACGAAGAAGAATCCGGAAGTTTTCCACTATATGAATAA
- a CDS encoding response regulator transcription factor: MDKLKIMIVDDESRMRKLVKDFLKKKDFEVVEAADGEEALDIFFKDKSISLIICDVMMPKINGFDVVKEIRQYSQVPIIMLTAKGEESDELNGFDLGVDEYISKPFSPKILVARVEAILRRSNNLSTGEIRKAGGIELDIAAHEVRIDGKEITLSFKEFELLNYFVMNQGVALSREKILNNVWNYDYFGDARTIDTHVKKLRSKLGEKGEYIKTIWGMGYKFEVD, from the coding sequence ATGGATAAATTAAAAATAATGATCGTAGATGATGAGAGCAGAATGAGGAAACTGGTAAAGGATTTCCTGAAAAAGAAGGACTTTGAAGTTGTAGAAGCCGCAGATGGCGAAGAAGCCCTGGATATCTTTTTTAAAGATAAAAGCATCAGTTTAATCATCTGTGATGTAATGATGCCTAAAATTAATGGATTTGATGTAGTAAAAGAAATTCGCCAGTATTCACAGGTTCCGATTATCATGCTGACTGCAAAGGGCGAGGAGAGCGATGAGCTTAATGGATTTGACCTTGGAGTAGACGAATATATTTCCAAACCATTCAGCCCAAAGATTCTTGTTGCCAGAGTTGAGGCAATTTTAAGAAGAAGTAATAATCTTTCTACAGGAGAAATACGGAAAGCGGGCGGTATTGAACTTGATATTGCAGCACACGAAGTCAGAATTGATGGAAAGGAGATTACATTAAGTTTTAAAGAATTTGAATTACTGAACTATTTCGTAATGAATCAGGGAGTAGCACTTTCAAGAGAAAAGATTCTTAATAACGTATGGAATTATGATTATTTTGGAGATGCCAGAACGATTGACACCCATGTCAAAAAGCTGCGTAGTAAGCTGGGCGAAAAGGGAGAGTATATCAAGACAATCTGGGGAATGGGCTATAAGTTTGAGGTAGATTAA